The nucleotide window AAATTGCTTAGTCTTGTATGCTGCCTGGCATCGGGATCGGATGTCCTTCTCCTAGATGAACCATTGGCAGGTATCGCACCGGAGATGATAGAGAATATACTTAGAATCATTCGCGATCTGCCCGGCAAAGGCAAATCAATAATTCTAATTGAGCATAATATCGATGCCGTGATGCAAGTCTGCGATAGAGTCCTATTCATGAACGCAGGGTTCAAGGTCAGCGAAGGCACCCCCGATGAGGTACGGTGCGACCCAAGGGTCATAGATGCTTACATAGACTGAGGAGTAGAATGCTGGAGATCAAAGAACTCGAAACAGGATATGGCAAGAAGCAGGTGCTTTTTGGCATGCACTTGGAAGTTTGTACGAGTGAGATTGTTGCACTCATCGGACCTAATGGGGCTGGCAAGTCCACTGTGCTGAAAGCAGTATGTGGCCTGCTTCCTCTTTGGAAGGGCGAGATACGCTTCAATGGTGATGTAATCAAGGGTTCCAATCCGGCCAGAAATGTCGCAAAAGGTATCACCTTCGCTCCCCAGGGAAGCCTAGTTTTCGCCGACCTCACAGTTAAAGAGAACCTGGAAATTGGAGGATTTCAGCTTTCTCGAAATGAATTGAAGACCCGTATCGTGCAAATATTTAAGATGTTTCCGGTACTGAAGGAGCGTGCCCGATATGACGCAGGCAAACTATCCGGGGGTGAACAGCAGATGCTCGCGTTGGCCCGTGCGCTCATACCCAAACCGAAGTTACTGATGCTTGATGAGCCTTCACTTGGGTTATCGCCAAATCTAGTTAAAGTCGTGTTCGAGAAGATCGTCGAAATAAACCGGGAGGTTGGGGTCAGCATCCTGATCGTAGAACAAAAGGTCCACGAGGTTCTTGATATCAGCAAGAAAGTCTATTCGTTGAAGCTCGGCCAAATTGCCTATGAGGGGGCTTCAGAGAGCCTGAAAGATG belongs to Candidatus Chlorobium masyuteum and includes:
- a CDS encoding ABC transporter ATP-binding protein, which encodes MLEIKELETGYGKKQVLFGMHLEVCTSEIVALIGPNGAGKSTVLKAVCGLLPLWKGEIRFNGDVIKGSNPARNVAKGITFAPQGSLVFADLTVKENLEIGGFQLSRNELKTRIVQIFKMFPVLKERARYDAGKLSGGEQQMLALARALIPKPKLLMLDEPSLGLSPNLVKVVFEKIVEINREVGVSILIVEQKVHEVLDISKKVYSLKLGQIAYEGASESLKDDKTKLKHLFL